A stretch of the Osmerus mordax isolate fOsmMor3 chromosome 12, fOsmMor3.pri, whole genome shotgun sequence genome encodes the following:
- the spon2b gene encoding spondin-2b: MEKVKNIFCPNSLPHQLTTLTLTLLGLALPMPMPNPDESGCTASETAKYSLTFTGKWSQMAFPKQYPLYRPPAQWSPLIGVTHSSDYHIWQRNEFASNGVREFTEKGEAWTLMKEVEAAGERIQSVYGVFSAPAMDEGTGQMTSEFEVFARHSFLSFIVRIVPSPDWFVGVDSLNLCEGTQWKNNITTDLYPYDAGTDSGFTFSSPNFETIPQDKVTQITSSFPSHPASSFYYPRLKHLPPIGKVTLTKINTNQIFTLPLEPTQSNQIPTGNEIEDVLINTPLDCEVSVWSLWGLCKGECGESGTRHRTRYIHMHPANSGAVCPPLEEERKCTPDNCL, from the exons ATGGAGAAAGTGAAGAACATCTTCTGCCCCAACAGCCTGCCCCACCAGCTCACCACCTTGACCCTGACTCTACTGGGACTTGCCCTGCCCATGCCCATGCCCAACCCTGATGAGTCTGGATGCACGGCCTCTGAAACTGCCAAGTACAGCCTAACATTCACTGGGAAGTGGAGCCAAATGGCTTTCCCCAAGCAATACCCCCTCTACCGCCCCCCAGCCCAGTGGTCCCCTCTCATTG GGGTGACCCACAGCTCTGACTATCATATCTGGCAGAGGAACGAGTTTGCCAGCAACGGGGTGAGGGAGTTCACAGAGAAGGGCGAGGCCTGGACCCtgatgaaggaggtggaggcagcCGGGGAACGCATCCAGAGTGTCTACGGGGTGTTCTCGGCTCCCGCCATGGATGAAGGAACCGGACAGATGACCTCCGAATTCGAGGTCTTCGCTCGCCACTCTTTT CTGTCCTTCATCGTGCGGATTGTTCCCAGTCCAGATTGGTTTGTGGGAGTGGACAGTTTAAATCTCTGTGAAGGCACACAATGGAAAAACAACATCACGACAGACCTGTATCCCTACGATGCAGGAACAGATAGTGGCTTCACCTTCTCCTCACCCAACTTTGAGACCATCCCTCAGGACAAAGTCACACAG ATCACATCATCTTTTCCGAGTCACCCAGCCAGTTCCTTTTATTACCCCCGTTTAAAGCATCTACCCCCCATTGGCAAGGTTACCCTCACCAAGATCAACACAAACCAGATATTTACCCTTCCCCTGGAACCAACCCAATCAAACCAGATACCAACTGGAAACGAGATAGAAGATGTCCTCATAA ATACCCCTTTAGACTGCGAGGTGTCGGTGTGGTCTCTCTGGGGCCTGTGTAAGGGGGAGTGTGGAGAATCAGGCACAAGGCACAGGACACGTTACATTCACATGCACCCGGCCAACAGTGGAGCAGTCTGCCcccctctggaggaggagaggaagtgcaCCCCTGACAACTGCTTATGA
- the si:ch211-255i20.3 gene encoding transmembrane emp24 domain-containing protein 11, translating to MDIRWVGIVAQCCLVLTAAMYFDLGEQEKKCIIEEIPEDTLVTGYFLLEPWDHKRGTNSPHLGLTVSVSDPNHEVLMSKRYGRYGKFTFTSHASGSHFLCMQTNSTRFSVFAAERLKIHLDIQMGEHSIDPNAEKAKDTVQTMENSLSHLIDQIQYISRQQDFQREREETFRQISEETNGKVLWWAVVQTSILLSVGIWQIKRLKDFFIEKKLV from the exons ATGGATATCAGGTGGGTTGGTATCGTGGCACAGTGTTGCCTGGTGCTCACGGCTGCTATGTACTTTGACttgggagagcaggagaaaaaatgCATAATTGAAGAGATCCCTGAGGATACCCTCGTCACTG GCTATTTTCTATTGGAGCCTTGGGACCACAAAAGGGGAACAAACTCCCCACACCTAGGCCTCACTGTTTCTGTGAGCGATCCAAACCACGAG GTGTTAATGTCTAAAAGATATGGCAGGTATGGAAAGTTCACTTTCACATCCCATGCCTCTGGGTCACATTTTCTGTGCATGCAAACCAACTCAACAAGGTTTTCGGTCTTTGCTGCTGAAAGATTG AAAATCCATCTAGACATTCAGATGGGTGAGCATTCAATAGACCCCAATGCTGAGAAGGCCAAAGACACAGTCCAAACCATGGAGAACAGTCTGAGTCACCTGATAGACCAGATACAGTACATAAGCAGGCAGCAGGACTTCCAGAGG GAGCGGGAGGAGACTTTCCGCCAGATCAGCGAGGAGACAAATGGGAAGGTTCTTTGGTGGGCTGTGGTGCAGACCTCCATTCTGCTGTCAGTTGGCATTTGGCAAATTAAAAGACTGAAGGActtcttcattgaaaaaaagctGGTCTGA
- the LOC136953860 gene encoding C-terminal-binding protein 1 isoform X2, whose translation MGSSHLLNKGLPLGIRPPIMNGPMHPRPLVALLDGRDCTVEMPVLKDVATVAFCDAQSTQEIHEKVLNEAVGALMYHTITLMREDLEKFKALRIIVRIGSGFDNIDLKSAGDLGIAVCNMPAASVEETADSTLCHILNLYRRTTWLHQSLREGTRVQSVEQIREVASGAARIRGETLGIIGLGRVGQAVALRAKAFGFNVIFYDPYLLDGVERALGLQRVNTLQDLLFHSDCVSLHCSLNEHNHHLINDFTIKQMRQGAFLVNTARGGLVDEKALAQALKDGRIRGAALDVHETEPFSQGPLKDAPNLICTPHAAWYSEQASIEMREEAAREIRRAITGRIPDSLKNCVNKEFLTQTNHWAGMDPAAIHSELNGAYRYPPGVVSLASGGLPLAGEGIVPSAMPSATHPPHNPSPSQPGKPDGDREQHPNDQL comes from the exons ATGGGAAGCTCTCATTTGCTGAACAAAGGCTTACCTCTAG GCATCCGGCCGCCCATAATGAATGGGCCAATGCATCCACGACCTCTGGTGGCTCTTCTGGATGGGCGTGACTGCACAGTGGAGATGCCCGTGCTGAAAGATGTGGCCACTGTGGCCTTCTGTGATGCCCAGTCCACCCAGGAGATCCACGAGAAG GTTCTGAACGAGGCTGTGGGAGCTCTGATGTACCACACCATCACACTGATGAGGGAGGACCTGGAGAAGTTCAAAGCCCTGAGGATCATCGTCCGCATAGGCAGCGGCTTCGACAACATTGATCTCAAATCTGCCGGAGATCTAG gCATCGCAGTGTGCAACATGCCGGCAGCGTCCGTGGAAGAGACGGCTGACTCGACGCTGTGCCACATCCTGAACCTGTACAGACGAACCACCTGGCTGCACCAGTCCCTCCGTGAAGGAACCCGGGTCCAGAGCGTGGAACAAATACGGGAGGTGGCGTCTGGGGCGGCCAGGATCAGAGGGGAGACTCTGGGCATCATCGGACTGG GCCGTGTAGGCCAGGCGGTTGCTCTGAGAGCTAAAGCCTTTGGCTTTAACGTGATCTTCTACGACCCCTACCTGTTGGACGGTGTTGAACGAGCTCTGGGGCTGCAGCGGGTCAATACCCTGCAGGACCTGCTCTTCCACTCGGACTGTGTGTCCCTGCACTGCAGCCTCAACGAACACAACCACCACCTCATCAATGACTTCACTATCAAAcag ATGCGTCAGGGAGCCTTCCTGGTGAACACGGCGCGAGGGGGCCTCGTAGATGAGAAGGCCCTGGCCCAGGCCCTCAAGGATGGGCGGATAAGAGGAGCGGCGCTGGATGTTCACGAGACAGAGCCTTTCAG CCAGGGCCCGCTGAAAGATGCCCCCAACCTGATCTGCACCCCTCACGCCGCGTGGTACAGTGAGCAGGCCTCCATCGAGATGAGGGAAGAGGCGGCCCGAGAGATACGACGAGCCATCACCG GTCGTATCCCAGACAGTCTGAAGAACTGTGTGAATAAAGAGTTCCTCACCCAGACTAACCACTGGGCGGGTATGGACCCCGCAGCGATCCACTCTGAGCTCAATGGTGCTTACAG ATACCCCCCAGGGGTTGTGAGTTTGGCCTCTGGGGGCCTCCCTCTTGCCGGGGAGGGGATTGTGCCCAGCGCCATGCCCTCAGCCACACACCCGCCCCACAACCCTTCACCTAGTCAGCCAGGCAAgccagatggagacagagagcagcacCCTAATGACCAGTTGTAA
- the LOC136953860 gene encoding C-terminal-binding protein 1 isoform X3, whose protein sequence is MNGPMHPRPLVALLDGRDCTVEMPVLKDVATVAFCDAQSTQEIHEKVLNEAVGALMYHTITLMREDLEKFKALRIIVRIGSGFDNIDLKSAGDLGIAVCNMPAASVEETADSTLCHILNLYRRTTWLHQSLREGTRVQSVEQIREVASGAARIRGETLGIIGLGRVGQAVALRAKAFGFNVIFYDPYLLDGVERALGLQRVNTLQDLLFHSDCVSLHCSLNEHNHHLINDFTIKQMRQGAFLVNTARGGLVDEKALAQALKDGRIRGAALDVHETEPFSFSQGPLKDAPNLICTPHAAWYSEQASIEMREEAAREIRRAITGRIPDSLKNCVNKEFLTQTNHWAGMDPAAIHSELNGAYRYPPGVVSLASGGLPLAGEGIVPSAMPSATHPPHNPSPSQPGKPDGDREQHPNDQL, encoded by the exons ATGAATGGGCCAATGCATCCACGACCTCTGGTGGCTCTTCTGGATGGGCGTGACTGCACAGTGGAGATGCCCGTGCTGAAAGATGTGGCCACTGTGGCCTTCTGTGATGCCCAGTCCACCCAGGAGATCCACGAGAAG GTTCTGAACGAGGCTGTGGGAGCTCTGATGTACCACACCATCACACTGATGAGGGAGGACCTGGAGAAGTTCAAAGCCCTGAGGATCATCGTCCGCATAGGCAGCGGCTTCGACAACATTGATCTCAAATCTGCCGGAGATCTAG gCATCGCAGTGTGCAACATGCCGGCAGCGTCCGTGGAAGAGACGGCTGACTCGACGCTGTGCCACATCCTGAACCTGTACAGACGAACCACCTGGCTGCACCAGTCCCTCCGTGAAGGAACCCGGGTCCAGAGCGTGGAACAAATACGGGAGGTGGCGTCTGGGGCGGCCAGGATCAGAGGGGAGACTCTGGGCATCATCGGACTGG GCCGTGTAGGCCAGGCGGTTGCTCTGAGAGCTAAAGCCTTTGGCTTTAACGTGATCTTCTACGACCCCTACCTGTTGGACGGTGTTGAACGAGCTCTGGGGCTGCAGCGGGTCAATACCCTGCAGGACCTGCTCTTCCACTCGGACTGTGTGTCCCTGCACTGCAGCCTCAACGAACACAACCACCACCTCATCAATGACTTCACTATCAAAcag ATGCGTCAGGGAGCCTTCCTGGTGAACACGGCGCGAGGGGGCCTCGTAGATGAGAAGGCCCTGGCCCAGGCCCTCAAGGATGGGCGGATAAGAGGAGCGGCGCTGGATGTTCACGAGACAGAGCCTTTCAG CTTCAGCCAGGGCCCGCTGAAAGATGCCCCCAACCTGATCTGCACCCCTCACGCCGCGTGGTACAGTGAGCAGGCCTCCATCGAGATGAGGGAAGAGGCGGCCCGAGAGATACGACGAGCCATCACCG GTCGTATCCCAGACAGTCTGAAGAACTGTGTGAATAAAGAGTTCCTCACCCAGACTAACCACTGGGCGGGTATGGACCCCGCAGCGATCCACTCTGAGCTCAATGGTGCTTACAG ATACCCCCCAGGGGTTGTGAGTTTGGCCTCTGGGGGCCTCCCTCTTGCCGGGGAGGGGATTGTGCCCAGCGCCATGCCCTCAGCCACACACCCGCCCCACAACCCTTCACCTAGTCAGCCAGGCAAgccagatggagacagagagcagcacCCTAATGACCAGTTGTAA
- the LOC136953860 gene encoding C-terminal-binding protein 1 isoform X1, with amino-acid sequence MGSSHLLNKGLPLGIRPPIMNGPMHPRPLVALLDGRDCTVEMPVLKDVATVAFCDAQSTQEIHEKVLNEAVGALMYHTITLMREDLEKFKALRIIVRIGSGFDNIDLKSAGDLGIAVCNMPAASVEETADSTLCHILNLYRRTTWLHQSLREGTRVQSVEQIREVASGAARIRGETLGIIGLGRVGQAVALRAKAFGFNVIFYDPYLLDGVERALGLQRVNTLQDLLFHSDCVSLHCSLNEHNHHLINDFTIKQMRQGAFLVNTARGGLVDEKALAQALKDGRIRGAALDVHETEPFSFSQGPLKDAPNLICTPHAAWYSEQASIEMREEAAREIRRAITGRIPDSLKNCVNKEFLTQTNHWAGMDPAAIHSELNGAYRYPPGVVSLASGGLPLAGEGIVPSAMPSATHPPHNPSPSQPGKPDGDREQHPNDQL; translated from the exons ATGGGAAGCTCTCATTTGCTGAACAAAGGCTTACCTCTAG GCATCCGGCCGCCCATAATGAATGGGCCAATGCATCCACGACCTCTGGTGGCTCTTCTGGATGGGCGTGACTGCACAGTGGAGATGCCCGTGCTGAAAGATGTGGCCACTGTGGCCTTCTGTGATGCCCAGTCCACCCAGGAGATCCACGAGAAG GTTCTGAACGAGGCTGTGGGAGCTCTGATGTACCACACCATCACACTGATGAGGGAGGACCTGGAGAAGTTCAAAGCCCTGAGGATCATCGTCCGCATAGGCAGCGGCTTCGACAACATTGATCTCAAATCTGCCGGAGATCTAG gCATCGCAGTGTGCAACATGCCGGCAGCGTCCGTGGAAGAGACGGCTGACTCGACGCTGTGCCACATCCTGAACCTGTACAGACGAACCACCTGGCTGCACCAGTCCCTCCGTGAAGGAACCCGGGTCCAGAGCGTGGAACAAATACGGGAGGTGGCGTCTGGGGCGGCCAGGATCAGAGGGGAGACTCTGGGCATCATCGGACTGG GCCGTGTAGGCCAGGCGGTTGCTCTGAGAGCTAAAGCCTTTGGCTTTAACGTGATCTTCTACGACCCCTACCTGTTGGACGGTGTTGAACGAGCTCTGGGGCTGCAGCGGGTCAATACCCTGCAGGACCTGCTCTTCCACTCGGACTGTGTGTCCCTGCACTGCAGCCTCAACGAACACAACCACCACCTCATCAATGACTTCACTATCAAAcag ATGCGTCAGGGAGCCTTCCTGGTGAACACGGCGCGAGGGGGCCTCGTAGATGAGAAGGCCCTGGCCCAGGCCCTCAAGGATGGGCGGATAAGAGGAGCGGCGCTGGATGTTCACGAGACAGAGCCTTTCAG CTTCAGCCAGGGCCCGCTGAAAGATGCCCCCAACCTGATCTGCACCCCTCACGCCGCGTGGTACAGTGAGCAGGCCTCCATCGAGATGAGGGAAGAGGCGGCCCGAGAGATACGACGAGCCATCACCG GTCGTATCCCAGACAGTCTGAAGAACTGTGTGAATAAAGAGTTCCTCACCCAGACTAACCACTGGGCGGGTATGGACCCCGCAGCGATCCACTCTGAGCTCAATGGTGCTTACAG ATACCCCCCAGGGGTTGTGAGTTTGGCCTCTGGGGGCCTCCCTCTTGCCGGGGAGGGGATTGTGCCCAGCGCCATGCCCTCAGCCACACACCCGCCCCACAACCCTTCACCTAGTCAGCCAGGCAAgccagatggagacagagagcagcacCCTAATGACCAGTTGTAA